Proteins encoded in a region of the Raphanus sativus cultivar WK10039 chromosome 8, ASM80110v3, whole genome shotgun sequence genome:
- the LOC108822536 gene encoding V-type proton ATPase subunit a3 — MAENGGGCCPPMDLMRSEPMQLVQLIVPMESAHLTVSYLGDLGLVQFKDLNSEKSPFQRTYAAQIKRCGEMARKIRFFKDQMSKAGVLPKEMLGKENDIDLDDVEEKLGELEAELVEINANNDKLQRSYNELMEYKLVLQKAGEFFSSAHQSATAQQRETETQQAPEDLLESPLLQEEKSIDSSKQVKLGFLTGLVPREKSMVFERILFRATRGNVYIRQTVVEEPVIDPNSGEKAEKNVFVVFYSGERAKSKILKICEAFGANRYPFSEDLGKQAQMITEVSGRLTELKTTIDAGLGHRNILLQTIGDKFELWSLKVRKEKAIYHTLNMLSLDVTKKCLVAEGWSPVFASKDIQEALERAAVDSNSQVGSIFQVLRTKELPPTYFRTNKFTSAIQEIVDAYGVAKYQEANPGVFTIVTFPFLFAVMFGDWGHGICLLLATMYLIVREKKLASQKLGDIMEMAFGGRYVIMMMSLFSIYTGLIYNEFFSIPYPLFAPSAYDCRDASCSEATTIGLIKVRDTYPFGLDPVWHGTRSELPFLNSLKMKMSILLGVSQMNLGIIMSYFNARFFKSSVNIWFQFIPQMIFLNSLFGYLSVLIIIKWCTGSQADLYHVMIYMFLSPTDELGENQLFPHQKTVQLVLLFLALVSVPCMLLPKPFILKKQHEARHQGQSYAPLEETDESLHVETSGGSHGHEEFEFSEVFVHQLIHTIEFVLGAVSNTASYLRLWALSLAHSELSSVFYEKVLLLAWGYNNWLILIVGIIVFVFATVGVLLVMETLSAFLHALRLHWVEFQNKFYEGDGYKFAPFSFILTASEDE; from the exons ATGGCGGAAAACGGCGGTGGTTGTTGTCCGCCGATGGATCTGATGCGTTCGGAGCCGATGCAGCTCGTTCAGCTCATTGTTCCAATGGAATCTGCTCATCTCACCGTCTCTTACCTTGGAGATCTCGGCCTCGTCCAATTCAAAGAC CTTAACTCGGAGAAGAGCCCGTTTCAACGTACTTACGCAGCTCAG ATCAAAAGATGTGGAGAGATGGCGAGGAAGATACGTTTCTTCAAGGATCAAATGTCAAAAGCTGGAGTTTTACCCAAGGAGATGCTTGGGAAAGAGAATGACATTGACTTGGATGATGTTGAG GAAAAGCTTGGAGAGCTAGAAGCTGAACTTGTTGAGATCAATGCTAACAATGACAAGTTGCAGCGATCCTATAATGAACTTATGGAGTACAAATTGGTTCTTCAAAAG GCTGGTGAGTTCTTTTCTTCTGCCCATCAAAGTGCCACGGCTCAACAGAGAGAGACAGAAACACAACAAGCGCCTGAAGATCTGCTTGAGTCTCCTTTGTTGCAGGAA GAGAAGTCCATTGATTCGTCAAAGCAAGTCAAGCTTGGATTTCTCACCGGGTTAGTGCCTCGTGAAAAGTCGATGGTGTTTGAAAGGATTCTTTTCCGTGCAACTAGGGGCAACGTCTATATTCGACAGACTGTGGTTGAGGAGCCGGTCATTGATCCCAACTCTGGGGAGAAG GCTgagaaaaatgtttttgttgtCTTCTATTCCGGGGAAAGAGCAAAAAGCAAAATCCTTAAGATATGTGAAGCTTTTGGGGCCAATCGTTATCCTTTCAGCGAGGACCTTGGAAAACAAGCTCAAATGATAACTGAG GTTTCAGGTCGATTAACTGAGCTTAAAACCACCATTGATGCTGGGTTAGGTCACCGTAACATTTTGTTGCAGACCATTGGAGATAAATTTGAGCTGTGGAGCCTCAAG GTTCGCAAAGAGAAAGCTATCTATCATACTTtgaacatgcttagtcttgatGTGACAAAGAAGTGCCTTGTGGCTGAGGGATGGAGTCCTGTCTTTGCATCAAAAGAT ATTCAAGAAGCATTAGAGCGTGCTGCAGTTGACTCCAATTCGCAAGTTGGATCGATATTCCAGGTTCTGAGGACCAAAGAATTGCCACCGACTTATTTCCGCACAAACAAATTTACTTCTGCAATCCAGGAAATTGTTGATGCATATGG TGTTGCCAAGTATCAGGAAGCTAATCCAGGTGTATTCACAATCGTCACCTTCCCTTTCCTTTTCGCTGTTATGTTTGGTGATTGGGGGCACGGAATATGCTTGCTGCTTGCAACTATGTACTTGATAGTGAGAGAAAAGAAACTGGCCAGCCAG AAACTCGGGGATATTATGGAAATGGCTTTTGGTGGCCGTTATGTCATTATGATGATGTCACTCTTCTCAATATACACTGGTTTGATCTACAACGAGTTCTTCTCTATTCCTTACCCATTGTTTGCTCCCTCAGCCTATGATTGTCGTGATGCCTCATGCAG CGAGGCCACAACAATTGGTTTGATAAAGGTCCGGGACACTTATCCATTTGGTCTAGATCCTGTGTGGCATGGTACCCGCAGCGAGCTGCCGTTCCTGAACTCACTGAAGATGAAAATGTCAATCCTTCTAGGAGTTTCTCAAATGAACCTCGGGATCATAATGAGCTACTTCAATGCAAGATTCTTCAAGTCGAGTGTGAATATATG GTTCCAGTTCATTCCCCAGATGATATTTTTGAACAGTTTGTTTGGGTATCTCTCGGTCCTCATCATCATAAAGTGGTGCACTGGTTCTCAAGCAGATTTGTATCATGTAATGATATACATGTTCCTGAGCCCAACCGATGAGTTAGGAGAGAATCAACTTTTCCCTCACCAAAAAACAGTGCAG CTTGTGCTTCTGTTTCTGGCTCTTGTCTCTGTTCCGTGTATGTTGCTTCCAAAGCCGTTCATCTTAAAGAAACAACATGAAGCT AGGCATCAAGGTCAGTCATACGCACCTCTCGAGGAGACGGATGAGAGTCTTCATGTAGAGACAAGCGGAGGATCACATGGGCACGAGGAGTTTGAATTCAGCGAGGTATTTGTGCATCAGCTGATTCACACCATAGAGTTTGTGCTTGGAGCTGTATCCAACACCGCTTCTTACCTGCGTCTATGGGCTCTCAG TCTTGCACACTCAGAGCTATCATCAGTCTTCTATGAGAAGGTTCTCCTTCTCGCTTGGGG ataTAACAATTGGTTGATCTTGATCGTTGGGATCATCGTCTTCGTATTCGCCACGGTGGGAGTGCTGCTGGTGATGGAGACACTGAGCGCGTTTCTTCACGCACTGCGTCTCCACTGGGTTGAGTTCCAGAACAAATTCTACGAAGGAGATGGTTACAAGTTCGCTCCTTTCTCTTTCATTCTCACCGCAAGCGAAGACGAGTGA
- the LOC108834824 gene encoding chromatin remodeling protein SHL, with amino-acid sequence MPKQKGAQKKQQLKSYKLKHINRTIQEGDAVLMRSSEPGKPSYVARVEAIETTDARGSNARVRVRWYYRPEESMGGRRQFHGAKEVFLSDHYDLQSADTIEGKCKVHSFGGYTKLGSVGNDDFFCRFEYNSATGAFNPDRVAVFCKCEMPYNPDDLMVQCEDCSEWFHPSCIGTTIEAAKKLEHFYCEECSPEPQDLDNSISTSKNTDAKVNTKRNLEVSKTRNKHAKRSG; translated from the exons ATGCCCAAGCAAAAAGGAGCTCAAAAGAAGCAGCAACTCAAATCCTACAAACTCAAACACATCAACAGAACCATTCAAG AGGGAGATGCGGTGCTGATGCGGTCCTCGGAGCCTGGGAAGCCGTCGTACGTGGCGAGGGTGGAGGCCATCGAGACGACGGACGCGCGTGGATCGAACGCGAGGGTTCGCGTGAGGTGGTACTACCGACCCGAGGAGTCGATGGGAGGGAGGAGGCAGTTCCACGGAGCTAAGGAGGTGTTCCTCTCCGACCACTATGACTTGCAGAGCGCTGATACGATCGAGGGGAAGTGTAAGGTCCACAGTTTCGGTGGGTATACGAAACTCGGCTCCGTGGGAAACGACGACTTCTTCTGTCGTTTTGAGTATAATTCTGCTACCGGGGCTTTTAACCCCGACAGAGTCGCCGT ATTCTGCAAGTGTGAGATGCCCTACAACCCTGATGACTTGATGGTGCAATGTGAGGATTGCTCTGAGTG GTTTCACCCTTCTTGTATAGGAACGACGATAGAGGCAGCTAAAAAGCTCGAGCATTTCTACTGTGAAGAGTGTTCCCCGGAACCGCAGGATTTGGACAACTCTATTTCAACTTCCAAAAACACCGATGCTAAG GTGAATACAAAGCGCAACCTGGAGGTAAGCAAGACGAGGAACAAACACGCCAAGCGATCAGGTTAA
- the LOC108822882 gene encoding cysteine protease RD19A, which yields MDRLKLSLSVFALFLLVIVSASSDGDDLVIRQVVEGGAEPKALSSEDHFSLFKKKFGKAYASVQEHDYRFSVFKANLRRARRHQKLDPSARHGVTQFSDLTQSEFREKHLGVKGGGFKLPKDANKAPILPTENLPEEFDWRDRGAVTPVKNQGSCGSCWSFSATGALEGANFLATGKLVSLSEQQLVDCDHECDPEEAGSCDSGCNGGLMNSAFEYTLKTGGLMREEDYPYTGKDGTTCKLDKSKIVASVSNFSVISIDEDQIAANLVKNGPLAVAINAAYMQTYIGGVSCPYVCMRRLNHGVLLVGYGSAGYAPARFKEKPYWIIKNSWGETWGENGFYKICRGRNVCGVDSLVSTVTATVSPAAH from the exons ATGGATCGTCTCAAGCTTTCTCTCTCCGTCTTCGCTCTCTTTCTCCTCGTCATCGTCTCCGCTTCCTCCGACGGCGATGATCTCGTGATCAGGCAGGTGGTTGAAGGAGGAGCCGAGCCCAAGGCTCTGTCCTCGGAAGATCACTTCTCTCTCTTCAAGAAAAAGTTCGGCAAGGCTTACGCGTCCGTCCAAGAGCACGACTACAGATTCTCCGTATTCAAAGCCAACCTCAGGCGAGCGAGGCGCCACCAGAAGCTTGACCCCTCCGCTCGCCACGGCGTCACGCAGTTCTCGGATCTGACTCAGTCAGAGTTCAGGGAGAAGCATCTCGGTGTTAAAGGAGGCGGGTTTAAGCTCCCCAAGGACGCCAACAAGGCTCCCATCCTCCCTACCGAGAATCTCCCCGAGGAGTTTGATTGGAGAGATCGTGGCGCTGTTACCCCCGTCAAAAACCAG GGATCTTGCGGTTCTTGTTGGAGTTTCAGTGCAACCGGAGCTCTGGAAGGTGCTAACTTCCTCGCTACCGGCAAGCTCGTCAGCCTTAGCGAGCAACAGCTTGTCGACTGTGATCACGAG TGTGACCCAGAAGAGGCAGGTTCATGCGACTCTGGTTGCAACGGTGGCCTCATGAACAGCGCTTTTGAGTACACACTCAAAACCGGAGGGCTCATGAGAGAAGAAGACTATCCTTACACCGGAAAGGACGGTACTACTTGTAAGCTAGACAAGTCCAAGATCGTTGCGTCCGTCTCCAACTTCAGCGTCATTTCCATCGACGAAGACCAGATCGCTGCGAATCTTGTCAAGAACGGACCTCTCGCGGTAGCCATCAACGCCGCATATATGCAGACTTACATCGGAGGAGTCTCGTGCCCTTACGTGTGCATGAGGAGGCTCAACCACGGTGTCTTATTGGTGGGTTATGGATCGGCTGGTTACGCTCCGGCTAGGTTCAAGGAGAAGCCTTACTGGATCATTAAGAACTCGTGGGGAGAGACTTGGGGTGAGAATGGTTTTTACAAAATCTGCAGAGGCCGTAACGTTTGTGGCGTTGACAGTCTTGTCTCCACCGTTACAGCCACCGTCTCACCCGCCGCCCATTAG